A region of Maniola jurtina chromosome 7, ilManJurt1.1, whole genome shotgun sequence DNA encodes the following proteins:
- the LOC123866712 gene encoding endocuticle structural protein SgAbd-6-like: MMKITVFALAVVALVSALPQDPSQAQAQPPVQILKQESEVDVNGYNFEFETSDGTSRQEQGEYKNDTDQQGLSVKGSYKYIAPDGQQISVTFVADKNGYQPSESAGDNQPAAPAQA, encoded by the exons ATGATGAAAATC ACGGTTTTCGCTCTAGCCGTTGTTGCGTTAGTTAGCGCGTTGCCCCAAGACCCGTCGCAGGCGCAAGCACAGCCTCCTGTACAAATTCTCAAGCAAGAATCTGAAGTCGATGTTAATGGATACAACTTTGA GTTCGAGACCAGTGATGGAACATCTAGACAAGAGCAAGGCGAATACAAGAACGACACTGACCAGCAAGGTCTCTCCGTGAAGGGAAGCTACAAATACATCGCTCCTGACGGACAGCAGATATCCGTGACATTCGTAGCCGACAAAAATGGATATCAACCCTCTGAAAGCGCTGGAGACAATCAGCCTGCTGCTCCAGCCCAGGCTTAA